GCGCGAAGCGCCGGCGGGGTCGTCGTGCCGTTTCTGAGCCTCGAGGACGCGGCGCCGCGCATCGAGCCACTCCACGGGAAGGGGAAAGCTCGGGTCGGCGAACTCCGGGCCGGCCGGCTTCGTGCGCGGGCTCTTGCGATACTCGTGGTAGGCCTGCCACGCCACGTCGATGACGCGCTCCAGCTCGCCCGGGATCTTCTCGAACGCGGGGTCGTAGGCGCGCGCCAGGATGCGCGCCCGGAAGGTCTCGCGATCCAGGTCGAACTTCTGGTCGCCCTTCACGACCCTTGGCTCCGGAGCGTCTCCGGCGCCGGCCGCCCTGCCGCTTTCGTCGCCCGTCATGGGGTCAGCTCTCCAGGGGTCTCGGGAAGGTCGTTGCGGCCGGAATGAGCTCCGCGTCGGGTCCCGGGTCGCGGCGGAGCAGCGTCGCGATCGCGATGCCGAACGAGAGCGCCTGGCCGACCAGCCCCACCATGAGGTCGGCTCGATCCGGCAGCGGGGGCGCCCCCACGATCAACGCCCACGCCAGCGCGAAGGCGATCACCAGCGGAACGCGGCCGCGAATGCCTCCCGCCAGGTACGTCAGCAGCCAGAGCGCCGTGACGGTGACGTAGGAGGAGGGGGCGAACGGCGCCCGCAACGAGGCGATCGTCAGGAGCGCGAGCCAGGTGCGCGCCTCGCCCACACGGCTCCGGAATCCGCGAGCGGCCCTCTGATTGAGCGCGAGGATCGCCAGGGTGAAGAGCCAGACCAACGCGAGGCCCACCCCCCGGCTCATCCCCGGCAGGCCGAGAAGGGCCAGCTTCGGGACCACGCTCGCGATCGAGAAGTTCCGCGACAGGAAGAAGACAGGCACGCCGGGCCGGTTCACGAAGGAGAACGCCTCGCCGGTGACGATGCGCGGCACCTGGAACGTGAAGAAGTCCAGGAGCGGCTTCCACCCCACGACCGGGATCGAGAGGAGCGTGAACCCGGCGAGGAAGGCGACGCTCCACCCGGCCGCCGGCCACTGGCGGCGCAGCGCCAGGTAGAGAAGGAACATCGCCGGAAAGACTTTCCCGAGGATCGCGAACGCGAGCAGGGCTCCGCCCAGTGCCGCGCGCCGCTCCTCGAACGCGATCATCGCCACCACGGTGAGGCCGACCGCCATCATGTGGAACTGCCCGAACTGGAGATCGAACATCGTCGGGATCGAGGCGAAGAGCAGGGGCAAAAGCAGCCCCGCCGTCAGCCCGTAGCGTCCGCCGACCCACGCGGCGAGGAGGAGAACGGCCGCCATCAGCGACACGGTCTGGAGCGCGAACCACGCGGCGCGAATCGCGTCGAAGGAGTTCGTGGCCGCGAGCGCCGCGCGCGGCAGCAGCAGGAAGGGCGACGGGTACTCGTACGGGTCCTCGATCCAGCGGCTCAGCCCCGCGACCGGAGAGGGAAATCCCGGCGCGCTGTCGACCGGCGCCGTGAAGGCGGGATACCAGCGCGGGTCGTAGATGTTCTCCTCGCCCCGGCGCGCGAGATCGGCGGCGTGCACGTAGGCGGACAGGCACTGGTGGTTCGAGACGAGCGGGTCGGGAATCGTGGAGCCCCAGAGCCTCGAGGAGTCGGCCATGAAGGCGGAGAGGCGGCCCATCTGCGCGATCGCCACGAGCGCGAGGAGAAGCCAGGCCGCGGCCACGAGCGGGCGCCGCCGGATGGCTCCGCGCAGCGATCCCGGAAGACGGCGGGCGCCCCACGGGAGGGCGGCGAAGCAGGCGATCAGGGCCGCGACGGCCAGCGGGACCGATGCCCGTGCCGCGATCGGGACGATCACGGCGGCCGCGAGCGCGGAACCGAAGAAGGCGACGGTCCACTGCTCGAGGCTGGGGCGCATCAGAATCCGGTCTCGATCGGCTCCGACGGCAACCCTCCTTCGATCAGGTCCGCGACCAGCGATCCCAGCCGCATCGGGGCGAATTCCTTCGATTCGGCCGGGAGCTCCGCGAGGGGCCACCAGCGGAGCTCGGCCATCGCCTCCCGCTCGGACGGCACCGGATTGCGCGAGGTGTCGGGCTCGAACCGATCGGCGCGGACCAGGTAGAAGTGCTCGCGCTCATTCACCCACTGGCCGGCCCAGCGGTAGCGGCCGTGACGGACCCAGACCTGGGCGCCGATGTCGAGATCGCCTCGTCCCAGCTCTTCCTCCAGCTCCCGGCGCAGCGCTTCGCGGTGCGTCTCGCCGGGGGCGATGCCCCCTCCCGGCGTGATCCAGAGCCTCCGGTCCGGAACGACGAGGTGGATCAGGAGCAGCGCGGGATCGGGCGTCAGGATCAGCGCGCGCACGCACTCACGCAAGCGAAACGTCGGAGCGAACGCGGTCATGCGATGGCGTTCAGGGCCGCTTGCGGGCTTTCCAGACTTCCTCCGACGGCCACTGTCGCGCCCATTCCGCCGTGACGAAGGGATGGCGCGTGGTCGCGCCTTCCGGCGGGCGCACCTCGACGAGGTCCTCCACTTCGAATCCGGCACCGCGCAGGATCCGGAACCATTCGCCGTGGCTCTTGTGGAACTCGACGCCCGAATCGCCGGGCCAGGCGATCCGCCCCATCCCGAACGCGGGGCGAAGAAGTCGCTCGCCGGCCGCCTCGGTTTCATCCTCCGGCATGCAGAGCATCAGGAGGAACGCGTTGGTCAGGAAGTGGAGCCGCCCGCCGGGTCGGAGGAGTCGCGCGGCCTCCGGCACCCATTGCTCCGGATCGGCCCAGAGACACGCCCCGTATTCGGAGATCGCGAAGTCGAACGATGCGTCCGGATAGGGGACCGACTCCGCGTTGCCATGGACCAGCGGAAATTCGAGGCCGTGCTCGCGCTGAAGCCGGCGCGCGGTTTCGAGCTGCGTCTCGGAATTGTCGATGCCGACGACGCGGGCGCCGCGGCGCGCGAGCCAGGAGGAAACGTACGCCGTGCCGCATCCCAGCTCGATCGCGTCGCGGCCCGAGAGGTCGTCCGGAAGCATTCCGATCTCTCGCTCGGGAATGTTCCAGATGCCCCAGGTCGGCTCGCGCGCCGCCCAGTGGCGCTCGCCCGAGGCGACGTAATCGCTCGCTTTCTGGTCCCAGTACGTCCGGTTGTGGAGGACGTGCTCCGGAAGCTCCGTCACACGCTTCCCGGTTACATCCACGGCTCGTCCGCGGTCGGTCCATAGATCGAGGGCACCTTGCCTCCCGCCATGCGGAGGTAGATGGAGAACTGCCCTCGATGGTGGATCTGATCGTGGAGCAGGAACCAGCAGACGTTCATGCGCGGGATGTCGCCCATCTGTTTCGGGCCGACGAAGAAGCGGACCGTCTCTTGAAGTTTCTCCTCCGGCATCGACCGGATCAGGTTGCCGAACTCGCGATGGGCGTCCTCGACGGCCTCGATCAGCTCGAACCAGGAGCTGGGCGCGGGCGGAGGGTTGCCCGAGGGGGCGCTGCTCGCAAACGCGTCGTTCATGAGCATCACGCCCAGGCCGCGTTCCAGCTTGAAGACCCAGGCCAGCTCGCGCGCGGTCTTCGACATGGCGTGGGGCCGGAGATCCAGCTTGTCCTCGGGGTAGGCGTGGAGGATACGCATGGTGCGCTGGTGCTCGTCTTCGTAGACGGCCAGGAACTGCTCTTTATGGGAATGGGTGATGGTCGCCATGGGGCAGGCTCCTAACGCCGCGCCCGGGGCGCGGACGGGAAGAGACTAGTTCGCGATCGATCGGAGCCGGGGGCTGCTCCCGGGTCGGAATCGGATCGTAACTCGATTGTCGCCTATGGGCGGGGCGGCTTGGAAGCGGGATAGAGGGTGCCCACCTGGCGCTCCCGATGGGCCGCGAACAGCGTTCGTTCGACCGCTCGCGCCGTGACGTCGAGCTCCGCCGCCACGCCCCGAAGCACGTGGAGGAACTGGAACCACTGATCGAGGGTGAGCCCGGCGCCCCGGGCATTGCCCCGCACGGCGCCCATCGCGTGCAGCAGCTGCCACACGCGAATGTCGATCACGCCGTAGCGCCCGGGCTCGAGCATAGTGAGCACCGCGGAGGCCGAGGGGGCGGAGACGCCCCTCAGCGAGAGCAGGCGCTCGAAGCGCTCCCGCTCCTCCACGCTCCGGATCGCCGCTTCCGTGGCGGTGCGGACGCGGCGCGCGCCGTTTTCGCGGACGAGTCCCGTGGATCGCGGGGATTTCCAGCGGCAGATCCGGATCAGCTCCCCCCTCGTGAGGTAGCCGCGGACGTTCGCGGGACGCACCGCTTCGATCAGGGAGGAAGTCGCCGGGTCCTCGACGGCGATCATCCGCTCCCGCACGAGCGCGATCAGGGAAGGTTCGGGGCGCGAGCCTGCGATCACGCCCCGCATCCGCGGTCAGCTTCGCCGCGGCGTCCGGACCATCGTCTCGAGCAGGTGCTCGAGGAGTGCGGCCGGGTCCGTGCAGGCGCCGGTGTGGACGGCCGAGGTCTGGATGACCGTGCTGCGCGGCGCGGTGAGCCAGCGGAAGCGCTCCCGCTTCGAGAGGGCCCCGATCGGTCCCGCGGAGGGGCCGCCCGCGCAGATCGCGGGGAGGGTCGCCAAGTGGGCGCGGATCGTCGCAAGGTCGGCGCCGGGGTCCAGCGCGAGCAGCCGGCCCTCGTCCAGCTCGATGCGGGCCTCCAGGAAGTCGCTCGCCGGGCAGGAGACGATCGCTCCGGCATTGATGAACTCCTCCCGCTCCACCTTCGGGACCACGCGGACGATGGCGTAATCGTACGGGCTAGGCTCGGGCACGGATCGCCTCTTCCAGGAAGGGCCGCGGCGTCTCCAGGCGGCGCGCCAGATACTTCACGTAGGCATCGCGATGCTCGGCGGCCGTCGCGAAGGGTGCGTCGACCAGCCAGGTGTCGGGGACCAGCGAGACGATGCGCCGCAGCTCGTCCGGAGTGACCCGCTTGTCCAGCGCGGCATCGGCTTCCTCCATCCGGGAGGCCGCGGGAAGGAGCACGTGGTCGCGAATCATCGGGAAGGGATCGCGGCTCCGCTCCAGCCAGTGCTCCCACGTGTGGTGGAAGTAGAGCGCCGATCCGTGGTCGATGAGCCACGTGCGCCGGTGCCACACGAGCAGGTTGGTATTGCGTGGCGTCCGGTCGATGTTCGTGACGAAGGCGTCGAACCAGACCACCAGGGATGCGAACCCCGGATCCGGCTTCTCCGCCACGGGATCGAACATGATCGAGCCCGGCAGGTAGTCGAGCGCCAGGTTCAGCCCGCCGCTCGCGCGGATCAGGTCCTGGATCTCCGGGTCGGGTTCCGTGCGCGCGAGGTCGGGGTCCAGCTCCACGAACACGATCTCCGGAACGGGAAGCCCGGCGGCGCGCGCGATCTCGCCGCACACGAGCTCCGCGATCAGCGCCTTGGCGCCATGTCCCGCGCCGCGGAACTTGAGCACGTACATGCCGTCGTCGTCGGCTTCGACGATCGCGGGCAGCGAGCCTCCCTCGCGGAGCGGGGTCACGTAGCGCGTGGCCGCGACCGTGCGCATCTAGAGGGCGCGCCGCGTCATCGGCCCAGGAACCTGTCGATCTGCCGGCGGTGCCGCAGCACGTGCACGATCGCGTGCTCGAAGAGCTGCTCGAAGTCATAGATCGGTCCCCAGCGAACGGTCATCTTCATCTCGGTGCATTCCTGGTCCGTCATCTCCCAGTGGCCCTCGAGGGTCTCGGCCATGTAGGCGAGCGTCTTCCGCATCTCGGCCGGCGTATCGGCGCGGCGGACCGGTTCGTCCCACCGGACCACGGGCTCCTTCTTCCAGTGCGTCCGCATGTAGTTCGCGTAGCCGTACCCGGCTCGGACCACGTGCCTCATGATGGTCTGGATCGAGCGGCAATCCTCGTCCTGGGTCGTGGTGTCGCGGACCCGATCGAACTCCTCATCCGAGATCCCCTCCAGAATCCGGATCAGCTCCGCCGAGGCGCGCTCGTACTCGTCCATCAACGCGCCGACGGGTCCCTTCCTGTAGGTCTTGGCCACGGCTCCTCCGCAAGGTGGTGTGTGGGCGGCGATTCTGGCCCAGGAACCGGCCGGAAGCCAAGGGCTGCTTCCAGCCATGGCCCTTCCCGGCGGTGAAGAATTCTCTGAGCGCGCCGATACCTTGGTAGCGCGCCGGGGGCCGGGGCTCCGCGTGGCGCGCCCTCGCCGCGACCCACCCTGCAACCGGAGCGAAACCGTGGGCAAGAAGCACCGCTCGTTCAGGATATCGCTGCCCCCCGCCGTGGGCCGGATCGCGAAGGGGGCCCTCAAGAGCAAGCTCCTCATGGTGCTCGTGGGACTCTTCGTGCTCGGGTTCATCGCGGGAAAGCAGTCCGAGCCCGATCCCACCGGCGCGCCGTTCGAGGAGTTGTTCGAGAACCTGAGCGTCGTATCCTACCGCGACTCTCCCTCGGACTCGGCCTCGCACTTCATGGTCGAGCTGTCCGCGCGCGGCAAGGTCTTCCGCGAGTACGACGTGGACGAGCAGCGTTTCGTGGAGCCCGCCCGCGGCCGCGACTACCGGCGCATGATCGGCGCCACTCGCTATGAGCCGCTCGTCGTGCGCGGCCACGTGGACCGCGGCTTCTGGCTGGAGCTGTCCAACCAGAAGAGCCCCGAGATCCTGCCCGACCAGTTCCAGGAGATGTACCAGACCACGCTGGACTACGTGAAACCGGTGTCGGTCATCGCCTCGATCGCGGGGACGCTCTCCGGCTATTCCGTCGGATACCGCGCCGGCACGTGGGGCACCTCGCTCGCCAATCCCGCCGTGCAGAAGCGGGTGCTGTCGACCGCGGGCGTCGGGCGGATGATCACGCGCGAGGCCTGGCGCCGCGTGCTCCTGGAGCCCGTGGTGATGGGGCACGAGAGCGACCCCGAGCGGTTCGCCGCGGCGCGCGAGACCCAGCGGATCTACACGAACTTCTTCCGGCTCGCGCTGGCCGACAGCAACGACTTCATCCATGACGAGGCCCGGCGGCTCGACGCCGCGGGCTACACGCGCGAGGCGATCGCCATGCTGGAGTTCACCTACTCGGCGCTGCGAGCGGCCGACGACACCGTGCACCTCGAGAGCGCCGATTTCCGGGCCGTCGAGGAATGGGCCAGCCTGATCGCGCACCGCGGCCACTGGGCGCCCACGTCGATCCCCGCATCGGGCGAGGCGCGCGTGCGCTACCTGGGGACCCTGGCCTACTACGGCCTGACGCCGGTCGCCGACGACGCGCATCGGGTCTGGGTCGGGCCGCGCGTGCTGGTGAAGGATGGCGAGGAGGAGGGGTTCGTGGCGGACGAGATCCCCTCGATCCGCGCCGCGTGTCCCTTGACGTGGCAGGACTGGCTGCGCCACGACACCACCGGGATGAGCAGCAACGAGTGGACGGCGCAGTGGATGAGGGAATCGAAGCAGCTCGCGCAGATGGTGAGTTTCGGAAAGCAGGTCGTGCGGCAGATGCAGCCCGCGCGGTAGGGCCCCGTCCGCTACGCGTCGCCCGTGGGAATGATCCCACGTCGCTCCACCATCAAGATCACGGTGCGCTCCGGGGCGCGCGTCCGGTGCACCACGCCCCTGGGCACCACGAATCCCTGCTGCGGCGACAGCTCCACCGTGCGGCTCTCCAGGTCGATCAGCAGCCGGCCCTCCACCACGAAGAAGAACTCGTCCTCCTCGTCATGCTTGTGCCAGTGGTATTCCCCTCGGATCACGCCGAGTCGCACGACCGAATCGTTCACCTGGCAGAGGGTCTGGTTGTACCAGGGATGGGTGCAGGCGGCGGCGAGCGCGGAAACGTCGATCAGCTCCAAGGGCTCATAGCGCACGTCCATGTGCGTGTCGTAAGGGTAGTTCTTGGGGTCGTCGGCCATGCTCCACTCCTCGGGAAAAGGACAAGAACGGCTGAGGATACTCCTCGGCTGAGCCGCCCCCTTGACAACTGCACAAACGTTCACTATCTTCCTTTTCAGCCATGAAGAAGAAGCCCAACCCCAGCGGGGCCCGGGGAAAGCGGCCCCCCACGCGCACGCCCTCTCCCGAGGCGATCCTCTCCTACATCGAGGAGTCGCTTCGCGATACGGGCCGCCCGCCCACGATTCGGGAAATCGGAGCCGTCTTCGGGATCGCCTCCACCAATGGAGTCCGCTACCACCTCGATAAGCTGGAGCGGGAAGGCAGGATCCGGCGGGATCGATTCACCAGTCGAGGCATCGAAGTACAGTTGGCCGGCGGGCGCGGCGCGACGCATATGGACACCTTGCCCTCCATGTCGCCCGCGTTTCGCCGAGCCAACGTTCCTCGAGGGACTGTGGCTGGCGTCCCCGGTGGCCTTGAACGGGATCTCCTTGAAGTCCCCCTCCTGGGCCACGTCGCCGCCGGCGCGCCCCTCCTCGCCGAAGAGCACATCGAGGACACCCTGACCCTCGACCCGGCGATGGTGCGGCCCGGCGGCAAGCACTTCGCCCTGCGGGTGCGCGGCGACAGCATGAAGAACGCCGGGATCCTGGACGGCGACGTGGTCATCGTCCGGCACGACACTCCCGTGAAGAGCGGCGAGATCGCCGTCGTGCTGATCGGCGACGAAGCCACCGTGAAGCGCTTCTTTCCGCGGCGCGACAAGCTCCTGCTATTTCCTGAAAACGAAGACTACGAACCGATCGAAGTGCGTCCGGCCGATCCCGACGTGCGGGTGGCGGGCAAGGTGGTGGGTGTATTTCGGAGGCTCGGCTGATGCTCCATGCGCGATCGTTTCCATCCGAGAGAGACGGCTACTTCATGATCGAGTCCATCCACGACCCCATCGAGGTCATCACCATGTTCTCCGGCGGAACGATGAAGCCGATCCGCTTCCGCTGGAAGAACAAGACCGTGCGCATCGCCAAGGTGACGGGGGACTGGGTCCGGCACGAGGGGGAGAACAAGGTCCACTACTTCGCGCTTCTCGCCGACAACGCGGACTACTACGAGATCCGCTACGACGCGCGCGAGATGACCTGGCAGCTCACGCGGGTGTGGATGGAGGGGTAGCCCCGCTCCACGTCCACGAGCCGAGCAGGCGCTCACGCCGGCGCCCGGGCCAGCGGCGGAACTCCTCGGACGGAACGAACCCGAGCAGGCTGTCGCAGTCCTGGCGCCGGATGAAGCGGACCCACCCCGACAGCGGTTCCCGAACGAGAACGACACGGCCGGCGAAGATCTCCTCCAGCGCTCCGATGACGGCGCCGAGGATGGCTCCATCGGACGCCGCGCCCCAGACCAGGATCTTCTCGGCGGGACCGGGAGGGACGCCGTCGTCGTAGGCGATCGTCGCCCCCTCCTCGTAGAGGTCGGCGCGAAGCTCATGTCCGGGGCGGCCCGGCACCGGC
This region of Candidatus Binatia bacterium genomic DNA includes:
- the lexA gene encoding transcriptional repressor LexA encodes the protein MKKKPNPSGARGKRPPTRTPSPEAILSYIEESLRDTGRPPTIREIGAVFGIASTNGVRYHLDKLEREGRIRRDRFTSRGIEVQLAGGRGATHMDTLPSMSPAFRRANVPRGTVAGVPGGLERDLLEVPLLGHVAAGAPLLAEEHIEDTLTLDPAMVRPGGKHFALRVRGDSMKNAGILDGDVVIVRHDTPVKSGEIAVVLIGDEATVKRFFPRRDKLLLFPENEDYEPIEVRPADPDVRVAGKVVGVFRRLG
- a CDS encoding cupin domain-containing protein; protein product: MADDPKNYPYDTHMDVRYEPLELIDVSALAAACTHPWYNQTLCQVNDSVVRLGVIRGEYHWHKHDEEDEFFFVVEGRLLIDLESRTVELSPQQGFVVPRGVVHRTRAPERTVILMVERRGIIPTGDA
- a CDS encoding DinB family protein encodes the protein MAKTYRKGPVGALMDEYERASAELIRILEGISDEEFDRVRDTTTQDEDCRSIQTIMRHVVRAGYGYANYMRTHWKKEPVVRWDEPVRRADTPAEMRKTLAYMAETLEGHWEMTDQECTEMKMTVRWGPIYDFEQLFEHAIVHVLRHRRQIDRFLGR
- a CDS encoding NUDIX domain-containing protein, whose protein sequence is MRALILTPDPALLLIHLVVPDRRLWITPGGGIAPGETHREALRRELEEELGRGDLDIGAQVWVRHGRYRWAGQWVNEREHFYLVRADRFEPDTSRNPVPSEREAMAELRWWPLAELPAESKEFAPMRLGSLVADLIEGGLPSEPIETGF
- a CDS encoding class I SAM-dependent methyltransferase, which gives rise to MTELPEHVLHNRTYWDQKASDYVASGERHWAAREPTWGIWNIPEREIGMLPDDLSGRDAIELGCGTAYVSSWLARRGARVVGIDNSETQLETARRLQREHGLEFPLVHGNAESVPYPDASFDFAISEYGACLWADPEQWVPEAARLLRPGGRLHFLTNAFLLMLCMPEDETEAAGERLLRPAFGMGRIAWPGDSGVEFHKSHGEWFRILRGAGFEVEDLVEVRPPEGATTRHPFVTAEWARQWPSEEVWKARKRP
- a CDS encoding DinB family protein, with the translated sequence MATITHSHKEQFLAVYEDEHQRTMRILHAYPEDKLDLRPHAMSKTARELAWVFKLERGLGVMLMNDAFASSAPSGNPPPAPSSWFELIEAVEDAHREFGNLIRSMPEEKLQETVRFFVGPKQMGDIPRMNVCWFLLHDQIHHRGQFSIYLRMAGGKVPSIYGPTADEPWM
- a CDS encoding HipA family kinase, with the translated sequence MRTVAATRYVTPLREGGSLPAIVEADDDGMYVLKFRGAGHGAKALIAELVCGEIARAAGLPVPEIVFVELDPDLARTEPDPEIQDLIRASGGLNLALDYLPGSIMFDPVAEKPDPGFASLVVWFDAFVTNIDRTPRNTNLLVWHRRTWLIDHGSALYFHHTWEHWLERSRDPFPMIRDHVLLPAASRMEEADAALDKRVTPDELRRIVSLVPDTWLVDAPFATAAEHRDAYVKYLARRLETPRPFLEEAIRARA
- a CDS encoding DUF3037 domain-containing protein, with the protein product MPEPSPYDYAIVRVVPKVEREEFINAGAIVSCPASDFLEARIELDEGRLLALDPGADLATIRAHLATLPAICAGGPSAGPIGALSKRERFRWLTAPRSTVIQTSAVHTGACTDPAALLEHLLETMVRTPRRS
- a CDS encoding DUF6504 family protein, which codes for MLHARSFPSERDGYFMIESIHDPIEVITMFSGGTMKPIRFRWKNKTVRIAKVTGDWVRHEGENKVHYFALLADNADYYEIRYDAREMTWQLTRVWMEG
- a CDS encoding glycosyltransferase family 87 protein, which produces MRPSLEQWTVAFFGSALAAAVIVPIAARASVPLAVAALIACFAALPWGARRLPGSLRGAIRRRPLVAAAWLLLALVAIAQMGRLSAFMADSSRLWGSTIPDPLVSNHQCLSAYVHAADLARRGEENIYDPRWYPAFTAPVDSAPGFPSPVAGLSRWIEDPYEYPSPFLLLPRAALAATNSFDAIRAAWFALQTVSLMAAVLLLAAWVGGRYGLTAGLLLPLLFASIPTMFDLQFGQFHMMAVGLTVVAMIAFEERRAALGGALLAFAILGKVFPAMFLLYLALRRQWPAAGWSVAFLAGFTLLSIPVVGWKPLLDFFTFQVPRIVTGEAFSFVNRPGVPVFFLSRNFSIASVVPKLALLGLPGMSRGVGLALVWLFTLAILALNQRAARGFRSRVGEARTWLALLTIASLRAPFAPSSYVTVTALWLLTYLAGGIRGRVPLVIAFALAWALIVGAPPLPDRADLMVGLVGQALSFGIAIATLLRRDPGPDAELIPAATTFPRPLES